A region of Oncorhynchus masou masou isolate Uvic2021 chromosome 29, UVic_Omas_1.1, whole genome shotgun sequence DNA encodes the following proteins:
- the LOC135520715 gene encoding protein S100-A1-like translates to MPSQLESSMESLITVFHRYADKDGDYNTLSKKELKELMQTELASFMKSQRDPAAIDKIMKDLDQNGDGMVNFEEFVSLVVGLSIACEQIYQLHTQKVAAKK, encoded by the exons ATGCCGTCTCAGTTGGAGAGTTCCATGGAGTCCCTGATCACAGTGTTTCATCGCTATGCCGACAAGGACGGTGACTATAACACACTGAGCAAGAAGGAGCTGAAAGAGCTGATGCAGACAGAACTGGCCAGCTTCATGAAG tcCCAGAGGGACCCAGCCGCTATAGACAAGATCATGAAGGATCTGGACCAGAATGGTGATGGGATGGTAAACTTTGAGGAGTTTGTCTCCCTGGTGGTGGGCCTCTCCATCGCCTGTGAACAGATCTACCAGCTCCACACCCAGAAGGTTGCTGCCAAGAAGTGA